One segment of Phaeacidiphilus oryzae TH49 DNA contains the following:
- a CDS encoding acyl-CoA dehydrogenase family protein: MPFSLDLTEEQTDLRDWVHGFAADVVRPAAAEWDEREETPWPIIKEAARIGLYGFESLAEMFGDPTGLSLQIANEELFWGDAGIGMALFGTSLAVAGIFASGTPDQLAEWVPQCFGDEDDPKVAAFCVSEPQAGSDVSAMRTRARYDEAKDEWVLNGQKAWITNGGIAEIHVVVASVEPELGSRGQAAFVVPPGTTGLAGNRKIRKLGLKASHTADVFLDDVRVPGHCLLGGKERLDRRLAKAREGGSSSGQAAMATFEVSRPTVGAQALGIARAAYEYALEYAGQREAFGRPIVDNQAIAFALADLRTEIEAVRLLIWQAAWMARNDKVFTAGQGSMSKLRAGELAVRASEKAVQILGGAGYSREHPVERMYRDAKIYTIFEGTSEIQRLVIARAITGRPLR, translated from the coding sequence ATGCCCTTCAGCCTCGACCTGACCGAGGAGCAGACCGACCTCCGCGACTGGGTGCACGGCTTCGCCGCCGACGTGGTCCGCCCGGCCGCCGCCGAGTGGGACGAACGCGAGGAGACCCCCTGGCCGATCATCAAGGAGGCGGCGCGGATCGGCCTCTACGGCTTCGAGTCGCTGGCCGAGATGTTCGGCGACCCGACCGGGCTCTCCCTGCAGATCGCCAACGAGGAGCTGTTCTGGGGGGACGCCGGGATCGGCATGGCGCTCTTCGGCACCTCCCTCGCGGTCGCCGGGATCTTCGCCTCCGGCACCCCCGACCAACTCGCCGAGTGGGTCCCGCAGTGCTTCGGCGACGAGGACGACCCCAAGGTGGCGGCGTTCTGCGTCTCGGAGCCGCAGGCCGGCTCGGACGTCTCGGCGATGCGCACCCGGGCCCGCTACGACGAGGCGAAGGACGAGTGGGTCCTCAACGGCCAGAAGGCCTGGATCACCAACGGCGGGATCGCCGAGATCCACGTCGTGGTCGCCTCGGTGGAGCCGGAGCTGGGCTCGCGCGGGCAGGCCGCCTTCGTCGTGCCGCCGGGCACGACGGGCCTGGCCGGCAACCGGAAGATCCGGAAGCTGGGGCTGAAGGCCTCGCACACCGCCGACGTCTTCCTGGACGACGTCCGGGTCCCCGGCCACTGCCTGCTGGGCGGCAAGGAGCGGCTGGACCGCCGGCTGGCCAAGGCCAGGGAGGGCGGCAGCTCCTCCGGGCAGGCCGCGATGGCCACCTTCGAGGTCAGCCGTCCCACCGTGGGCGCGCAGGCGCTCGGCATCGCGCGCGCGGCCTACGAGTACGCCCTCGAGTACGCGGGGCAGCGGGAGGCCTTCGGCCGCCCGATCGTGGACAACCAGGCGATCGCCTTCGCCCTCGCCGACCTGCGCACCGAGATCGAGGCGGTCCGGCTGCTGATCTGGCAGGCCGCCTGGATGGCCCGCAACGACAAGGTGTTCACGGCCGGCCAGGGCTCGATGTCCAAGCTGCGGGCCGGCGAACTGGCCGTCCGGGCCTCCGAGAAGGCGGTGCAGATCCTCGGCGGCGCCGGCTACAGCCGCGAGCACCCGGTGGAGCGGATGTACCGGGACGCGAAGATATATACGATCTTCGAGGGCACCAGCGAGATCCAGCGGCTGGTCATCGCCCGGGCCATCACCGGGCGCCCGCTGCGCTGA
- a CDS encoding ANTAR domain-containing protein yields the protein MAYADRADGPGRSRAPASGRAALLTALDLAARAGRSLEDAVPAGTAELFGVAALTVDGTTREGRLELVWSDPPRGLGTELNELQFALGDGPGAEVQRSGVRVEEPDVATAAPGRWPVFLPAAARTRLRALTALPLSVGAATIGVLTAYRTTAGGLSPARMRGLERLAAALVPLLLNIPAAGEDHGRHPPGLHHAAIHQATGFLAERLRITTDQALLRLRAYAVAHDKPLTDLAREVLTDRLPASTWN from the coding sequence ATGGCCTATGCCGACCGGGCCGACGGGCCCGGACGCTCCCGGGCGCCCGCCTCGGGCCGCGCCGCCCTCCTCACCGCCCTCGACCTGGCCGCGCGCGCCGGCCGCAGCCTGGAGGACGCCGTCCCCGCCGGCACCGCCGAGCTGTTCGGGGTGGCCGCGCTGACCGTCGACGGGACCACCCGGGAAGGCCGGCTGGAGCTGGTCTGGAGCGACCCGCCGCGGGGTCTCGGCACCGAGCTGAACGAGCTTCAGTTCGCCCTGGGTGACGGCCCGGGCGCCGAGGTGCAGCGCAGCGGCGTCCGCGTGGAGGAGCCCGATGTGGCGACCGCCGCCCCCGGCCGCTGGCCGGTCTTCCTGCCCGCGGCGGCCCGCACCCGGCTACGGGCCCTGACCGCCCTCCCGCTGAGCGTCGGTGCCGCGACGATCGGGGTGCTGACGGCCTACCGCACCACCGCCGGCGGCCTGTCCCCCGCCCGGATGCGCGGACTGGAGCGGCTGGCCGCGGCCCTGGTCCCGCTGCTGCTGAACATCCCGGCGGCCGGCGAGGACCACGGCCGGCACCCTCCCGGCCTCCACCACGCCGCCATCCACCAGGCCACCGGATTCCTCGCCGAGCGCCTCCGCATCACCACGGACCAGGCCCTGCTGCGGTTGCGGGCCTACGCCGTCGCCCACGACAAGCCGCTGACCGACCTGGCCCGGGAGGTGCTCACCGACCGGCTGCCCGCGTCGACCTGGAACTGA